Proteins from one Paenibacillus amylolyticus genomic window:
- the nikC gene encoding nickel transporter permease, which translates to MKTIPLPIPTTKSKKHSWQAIIGLLFALLVIAASLYAFLYLKHDHTLTDLRGRLQGASALHPLGTDHLGRDVLTRLLLGGGHTLGYSLLALGAALLIGIPFGLIAGYKRGWVDKLFMRIADAFLAFPDTIVAIVLSGLLGAGIGNLVLAIVIVKWVSYARLVRSTVLSESQKDYIRIARTNGLSDGRIMRKHLLPHIAGHVLVLASLDLGKIILLISSLSYIGLGAQPPTPEWGAMLNDSRPYFQSRPELMIYPGLAIVSVVLLANMLGDYLRDRFDVKKEVQP; encoded by the coding sequence ATGAAAACCATACCCCTGCCCATTCCGACGACAAAATCTAAAAAACATAGCTGGCAGGCGATCATTGGTCTGCTGTTTGCACTGCTGGTCATCGCGGCCTCCTTATATGCCTTTTTATACTTGAAGCATGATCATACGTTAACCGACTTGCGTGGACGATTGCAGGGCGCAAGTGCTCTCCATCCGTTGGGTACCGATCATCTGGGCCGCGATGTGCTGACACGTCTCCTGCTTGGGGGTGGTCATACGCTGGGTTATAGTTTGTTGGCACTCGGTGCTGCCCTGCTGATTGGCATTCCATTTGGACTGATCGCAGGATACAAACGTGGCTGGGTTGATAAGCTGTTCATGCGGATCGCGGATGCCTTTCTTGCTTTTCCGGATACCATTGTCGCCATTGTTCTCAGTGGCCTGCTTGGCGCTGGAATCGGCAATCTGGTATTGGCGATTGTGATTGTAAAATGGGTTAGCTATGCGCGGCTCGTTCGGAGCACCGTCCTATCGGAGTCCCAAAAGGATTACATTCGCATCGCCCGGACCAACGGACTATCCGACGGTCGCATCATGAGAAAACATCTGCTTCCACATATCGCAGGGCATGTGCTCGTGCTTGCCAGTCTTGATCTGGGCAAAATCATCCTGCTCATCTCATCATTATCCTACATCGGCCTTGGCGCACAACCGCCAACACCTGAATGGGGAGCGATGCTGAATGACTCACGGCCTTACTTCCAGTCTCGGCCGGAGCTGATGATCTACCCGGGTCTCGCTATTGTCTCGGTGGTCCTGCTTGCCAACATGCTGGGCGACTATCTGCGAGACCGCTTTGATGTGAAAAAGGAGGTGCAGCCATGA
- a CDS encoding malate:quinone oxidoreductase — protein MSQGQTSTDVILIGAGIMSATLGTLLKELAPDWNIKVFEKLATAGEESSNEWNNAGTGHAALCELNYTVERPDGTVDISKAIKVNEQFQISKQFWSYLVNSRLIRNPRDFIMPIPHLSYVHGESNVQFLKRRYDSLSNHPLFAGMEFSEDKKELAKWMPLMMKDRTSNEPVAATKIDSGTDVNFGALTRMLIGHLKEQNVAIHYQHSVKNMKRTSDGQWELSVKNLKSGAVERHKAKFVFIGAGGGSLHLLQKTGIPEGKHIGGFPVSGIFMVCKNPKVVEQHHAKVYGKASVGAPPMSVPHLDTRFIDNKKSLLFGPFAGFSPKFLKTGSNADLITSVKMHNLLTMLAAGVKEISLTKYLIQQLMLSKEQRMAELRDFVPGAKSEDWDMVLAGQRVQVIKDTVQGGKGTLQFGTEVVTSADGTIAALLGASPGASTAVQVMLEILQRCFPQHMEAWEPKIKEMIPSYGISLVENLDLLKEVHSSTAKALGLSDEKHVLHV, from the coding sequence ATGAGCCAGGGACAAACGAGTACAGATGTTATCTTGATTGGTGCCGGAATTATGAGTGCAACTTTGGGAACTTTGCTAAAAGAATTGGCACCAGACTGGAATATTAAGGTTTTCGAAAAGCTAGCCACTGCAGGAGAGGAAAGCTCCAACGAATGGAATAATGCCGGAACCGGGCATGCTGCATTGTGCGAACTTAACTATACCGTTGAACGACCAGACGGAACCGTAGATATTAGCAAAGCGATTAAAGTGAATGAACAATTTCAGATCTCAAAGCAATTTTGGTCCTATCTCGTCAATAGCCGTCTGATTCGTAATCCGCGGGATTTCATTATGCCGATTCCTCATTTGAGTTATGTTCACGGAGAGAGCAATGTCCAGTTTTTGAAAAGACGTTATGACTCCTTATCGAATCACCCGCTGTTTGCAGGCATGGAATTCTCGGAGGACAAGAAAGAGCTGGCGAAATGGATGCCGCTGATGATGAAAGATCGTACAAGTAATGAACCTGTTGCGGCGACCAAAATTGACTCCGGTACGGACGTTAACTTTGGTGCTTTAACGCGTATGTTGATTGGACATTTGAAAGAACAGAACGTGGCAATCCACTACCAGCATAGTGTGAAGAATATGAAACGTACCAGCGATGGACAATGGGAATTATCCGTGAAAAATCTGAAGAGTGGTGCAGTCGAACGCCATAAGGCAAAATTCGTCTTTATCGGCGCGGGCGGCGGAAGTCTGCATTTGCTCCAGAAGACGGGCATTCCGGAAGGTAAACATATCGGCGGATTCCCGGTCAGTGGCATCTTTATGGTGTGCAAAAATCCAAAAGTCGTTGAACAGCATCACGCCAAAGTCTATGGCAAGGCTTCGGTAGGGGCTCCGCCCATGTCCGTTCCGCATCTGGACACCCGTTTTATCGACAATAAGAAGTCGCTGCTATTCGGGCCGTTTGCCGGATTCTCGCCGAAGTTCCTGAAGACGGGTTCCAATGCCGACTTAATTACGTCTGTTAAGATGCATAATCTGCTTACAATGCTCGCAGCAGGTGTCAAAGAAATCTCTTTGACCAAGTACCTGATCCAACAACTGATGTTATCCAAAGAACAACGTATGGCAGAATTGCGTGACTTTGTTCCGGGTGCGAAGAGCGAGGATTGGGATATGGTTCTGGCAGGGCAGCGTGTGCAGGTCATCAAGGATACCGTCCAAGGTGGCAAGGGTACGCTCCAATTCGGTACGGAAGTAGTTACATCTGCAGATGGAACAATCGCGGCTTTGCTGGGTGCATCACCGGGTGCATCCACCGCGGTTCAGGTCATGCTTGAGATCCTCCAGCGTTGCTTCCCGCAGCATATGGAGGCATGGGAGCCGAAGATCAAGGAAATGATACCATCCTATGGCATATCCCTTGTGGAGAACCTGGATCTTCTCAAAGAGGTTCATTCTTCAACAGCCAAAGCGCTGGGGTTATCGGATGAAAAACATGTCCTTCACGTATAG
- a CDS encoding ATP-binding cassette domain-containing protein — MILSIEELSISSRDRTIVDRVSLAVREGEFMALVGQSGSGKSLLSQAIGRLPAAQPACVGASHVRGQQPT; from the coding sequence ATGATTCTCTCCATTGAGGAACTGAGCATCTCTAGCCGGGATCGGACTATTGTAGATCGAGTCTCTCTGGCTGTTCGCGAAGGTGAGTTCATGGCACTCGTTGGACAGAGCGGTAGTGGCAAAAGCTTGCTCTCGCAAGCCATTGGTCGTCTGCCTGCCGCCCAACCTGCATGCGTCGGGGCGAGTCATGTTCGAGGGCAGCAACCTACTTGA
- the nikA gene encoding nickel ABC transporter substrate-binding protein, whose protein sequence is MNKKTPLLALVSLALSAGLLSACGSSESSPAAQPSTDNKNVHFLYNFSTSSLDPHVDSSYVPLRAGITETLVRLDEENLTVAPWLAESWESEDGQHWTIDLRDDVTFQNGKPMTGESVKASLERALEENVAIQNALKIDTIEAEGDKLEITTTQPFPEFASELVNPNTAIIDVSVPDVVNKPIGTGPFKLTSFTPGSKLELDRYDEYWDGASPLDSITFSFNEDANARTLALKSGQVDIVYRPEVESLESLKAIDGMKVESTSTFRVHQLTMNMQRESMKDLNVRRALDALIDRQGIVDTILLGYGEAAIGPFLPSLPFAPTYTDTTTESGADVAVKYLGEAGYTQQNGVMTKDGKPLQLTLLTYSARADLPLIAQVFQSDAKKIGIDVQIRQIDTPEDYMASNRDWDIATYSNLTAPRGDAGYYLNATYHPKGALNFSGSEDPELTKIIDELNLTVAPEKRAELAEKAANYVHDNVLNSFVLHPGTIVAYNGKKIKNWVTTRSEYYMITNKLDVM, encoded by the coding sequence TTGAATAAAAAGACGCCACTGCTAGCGCTGGTCTCCTTGGCCTTGAGCGCTGGACTGTTGAGCGCCTGCGGATCATCTGAATCCAGTCCCGCTGCGCAACCATCCACCGATAATAAAAATGTTCACTTCCTATACAACTTCTCCACCAGCTCGCTAGATCCGCATGTGGATTCAAGCTATGTACCGCTGCGCGCGGGCATTACAGAGACTTTGGTGCGTCTCGATGAAGAGAATCTGACGGTTGCTCCATGGCTCGCCGAGAGCTGGGAGAGTGAAGACGGACAGCATTGGACGATCGATCTGCGAGATGATGTGACCTTCCAGAACGGCAAGCCGATGACAGGTGAATCCGTTAAGGCATCGCTTGAGCGGGCGCTGGAAGAGAATGTAGCCATCCAGAACGCACTGAAGATCGATACAATTGAAGCCGAGGGCGACAAGCTGGAGATCACCACAACGCAGCCGTTCCCGGAATTCGCTTCAGAACTGGTGAACCCCAACACGGCGATTATCGACGTGAGTGTGCCGGACGTTGTGAACAAGCCTATTGGTACGGGCCCGTTCAAGCTGACTTCTTTTACCCCAGGCAGCAAGCTGGAATTGGATCGATATGATGAATACTGGGACGGGGCATCGCCACTGGATTCCATCACGTTCTCATTTAATGAAGATGCCAACGCTCGCACACTAGCGCTCAAATCTGGGCAGGTCGATATCGTATACCGTCCAGAGGTCGAGAGTCTCGAATCGCTCAAAGCGATAGACGGCATGAAGGTGGAGTCTACATCGACGTTCCGCGTGCATCAGCTGACCATGAATATGCAGCGGGAAAGCATGAAGGACCTCAATGTTCGTCGTGCGCTGGATGCGCTGATTGACCGTCAGGGTATCGTGGACACAATCCTGCTTGGTTACGGTGAAGCAGCCATCGGCCCGTTCCTGCCATCGTTGCCGTTCGCACCAACCTATACAGATACAACAACGGAATCTGGAGCTGATGTGGCTGTAAAATATCTTGGTGAAGCAGGGTACACGCAGCAAAACGGCGTGATGACCAAGGATGGCAAACCGTTGCAGTTGACGCTGCTGACGTATTCGGCTCGTGCCGATCTGCCATTGATTGCCCAAGTGTTCCAATCGGATGCGAAGAAGATCGGGATCGACGTGCAGATTCGCCAGATCGACACACCGGAAGATTACATGGCGTCCAACCGCGACTGGGATATTGCAACGTACAGTAATTTGACAGCGCCTCGTGGGGATGCCGGTTATTACCTGAATGCGACGTACCATCCGAAGGGTGCGCTTAATTTCAGTGGATCGGAAGATCCGGAGCTGACCAAGATCATCGACGAACTTAATCTCACGGTTGCACCGGAGAAACGCGCAGAGCTTGCCGAGAAGGCAGCCAACTACGTGCATGACAATGTGCTGAATTCATTCGTGCTGCATCCGGGCACGATCGTGGCCTACAACGGCAAGAAGATCAAAAATTGGGTTACCACCCGCAGTGAATATTACATGATTACCAATAAGCTGGACGTGATGTAA
- a CDS encoding SUKH-4 family immunity protein yields MNFDIVEIKDYYDTEMFNYDYTKLKAWGVTEENAHFLIDIGVPEQYDDFFFYESEAFQVKVIEGEEYIQIGHFASYGMRDSYGLYLKQGSDMFFTTSSLDKSNVYILNKNLGTFFLFHLIRNELATKMRLEGTYTSDEYARALRGYFEKIDPIAMNNVEAYWSHMLEDYETGL; encoded by the coding sequence ATGAATTTTGATATCGTAGAAATAAAGGACTACTATGACACGGAAATGTTTAATTATGACTATACTAAACTAAAAGCTTGGGGAGTAACTGAAGAGAATGCTCATTTTTTAATCGACATAGGAGTCCCAGAACAGTATGATGATTTTTTCTTTTATGAATCTGAAGCTTTCCAAGTGAAAGTTATTGAAGGAGAGGAATATATTCAGATTGGTCACTTTGCAAGTTATGGTATGCGTGACTCGTATGGTCTCTATCTAAAACAAGGGAGCGATATGTTTTTCACAACATCATCATTGGATAAATCCAACGTATATATACTCAATAAGAATTTGGGAACCTTCTTTTTGTTTCATCTAATTAGAAATGAACTGGCAACTAAAATGAGACTGGAAGGTACATATACCTCAGATGAGTATGCTAGAGCACTTCGTGGTTATTTTGAGAAGATTGATCCGATAGCAATGAATAATGTCGAAGCTTACTGGTCACATATGCTGGAAGACTACGAAACTGGGTTGTAA
- the nikB gene encoding nickel ABC transporter permease, which produces MFRILLRKFLEVFIFLLFIMFVSFLFIRLAPGDPVLTILNVDELSVSQEQVEAVREEMGFNDSLPVQFGNWLLDFVRLDFGVSYSTGQPVMQTLMRALPATAELTIGALLVMLVIAIPLGSLSALHRGSWIDRGSRMLSIVGAAVPSFWLGLILIDMFGVRFGNLPTMGRDGFTSLILPSLTLGLAISSVYVRLLRSSLLDSLSQEFVRSARARGLSEGRIFMLHAFRHSLPPVITVFGVSLGSLIGGVVVIEVLFAYPGIGKLVVDAIRQRDYPLIQGYILIMAIVVFLVNTAVDLSYRYLNPEMKLKEKEAHR; this is translated from the coding sequence ATGTTTCGCATTTTGCTTCGAAAGTTCCTGGAGGTATTTATCTTTCTGCTGTTCATTATGTTTGTGAGTTTCCTGTTCATTCGTCTGGCTCCGGGCGACCCGGTGCTGACGATATTGAATGTAGACGAACTGTCTGTCAGTCAGGAGCAGGTTGAAGCTGTACGCGAGGAGATGGGCTTCAACGATTCGCTTCCTGTGCAGTTTGGCAACTGGTTGCTCGATTTCGTTCGGCTCGACTTCGGTGTATCGTATTCGACTGGCCAGCCCGTCATGCAGACCCTGATGCGTGCGCTGCCCGCCACGGCTGAGCTGACGATTGGTGCACTGTTGGTCATGCTCGTGATCGCGATCCCGCTCGGCTCGCTATCAGCGCTTCATCGTGGCAGTTGGATTGACCGTGGAAGTCGGATGCTATCCATAGTGGGTGCGGCGGTGCCGAGCTTCTGGCTGGGTCTGATTCTGATCGACATGTTCGGCGTTCGCTTCGGCAATCTGCCGACCATGGGCCGGGATGGATTCACCTCACTTATTCTGCCATCTCTGACGCTGGGACTTGCCATCTCCAGCGTTTATGTGCGTCTTTTGCGTTCCAGTTTGTTGGATTCACTCAGTCAGGAGTTCGTTCGGTCCGCTCGAGCAAGAGGGTTATCCGAAGGCCGGATCTTCATGCTTCATGCGTTTCGCCATAGTCTGCCTCCTGTCATTACGGTATTTGGCGTAAGTCTCGGCAGCCTGATTGGCGGAGTTGTCGTGATTGAAGTATTGTTCGCTTATCCGGGGATCGGCAAGCTTGTCGTTGATGCCATCCGCCAGCGTGATTATCCACTGATTCAGGGTTACATCCTGATCATGGCTATCGTGGTATTCCTCGTGAATACGGCGGTTGATCTATCTTATCGTTATTTGAATCCTGAAATGAAACTGAAGGAAAAGGAGGCCCACCGATGA
- a CDS encoding ATP-binding cassette domain-containing protein, whose translation MRALRGSRISYIFQDYQGAFTPFRSIGGHFDEYQKVHGEKSSAIRKKRAEEALESVGLGAELLRRYPFQLSGGQLQRASIATSLMLSPRLLIADEATTALDSVSGHRVLELLARKQAETGCAILFITHDWRHVRRYASRLAVMKEGQIVESGGKHRILDHPQHEYTRQLIDAAPVLSRSLKSGLKEVGTE comes from the coding sequence ATGCGAGCCCTGCGGGGAAGCCGCATCTCATATATTTTTCAAGACTATCAGGGAGCGTTTACGCCGTTTCGCAGCATTGGTGGGCACTTCGATGAATACCAGAAGGTTCATGGGGAGAAGTCTTCTGCCATCCGCAAGAAACGAGCGGAGGAAGCGCTGGAATCGGTTGGACTTGGTGCGGAATTATTACGCCGATATCCGTTTCAATTGAGCGGTGGACAGCTTCAGCGGGCCTCCATTGCTACCTCGCTGATGCTGTCTCCTCGTCTGCTGATCGCTGACGAAGCGACAACGGCACTGGACAGTGTGTCCGGGCATCGCGTGTTGGAGCTGCTGGCACGCAAACAAGCGGAGACGGGCTGTGCGATTCTGTTTATCACGCACGACTGGCGCCATGTACGCCGCTATGCCAGCCGCTTGGCTGTTATGAAGGAAGGTCAGATTGTCGAATCGGGCGGCAAGCATCGCATTCTTGACCATCCCCAGCATGAATACACACGGCAACTGATCGACGCGGCTCCCGTTCTGAGTCGCTCGCTGAAGTCGGGATTGAAGGAGGTGGGAACAGAATGA